Proteins encoded in a region of the Spirochaetales bacterium genome:
- a CDS encoding response regulator produces MELKQLNTILLIEDNEDHIEHTIDALKEVGLVNQVKVVKDGEAAIDYLYRRNTYSDPVLSPRPDLILLDVKLPKIDGFEILDRIKKDSELKTIPIILLTTTSNREDIDRGARLGTNDYIIKPVEYEIFIQKVKGLGKYWALISDLTT; encoded by the coding sequence ATGGAATTAAAACAGCTCAATACAATTCTTCTCATCGAAGACAATGAAGATCATATTGAGCATACCATCGACGCTTTAAAGGAGGTTGGACTTGTCAATCAGGTCAAGGTGGTGAAGGACGGGGAAGCTGCGATCGATTACCTGTACCGGAGAAACACGTACAGCGATCCAGTTCTGTCTCCGCGGCCGGACCTGATCCTTCTGGACGTGAAACTTCCCAAGATCGACGGTTTCGAGATTCTGGACAGGATCAAGAAAGACAGCGAACTGAAAACCATCCCGATCATTCTGCTCACGACGACGAGCAACAGGGAGGATATCGACAGGGGCGCCCGGCTCGGGACGAATGATTATATCATAAAACCGGTCGAATATGAGATTTTCATCCAGAAGGTGAAGGGCCTCGGCAAATACTGGGCCCTTATCAGCGACCTGACGACATAA